From the Clostridiales bacterium FE2011 genome, one window contains:
- a CDS encoding ABC transporter ATP-binding protein: protein MLQGEHITVRYGSFTVVEDLSFRLEEGQWLMLAGPNGAGKSTLIETIAQGAPYTGSIRWKGEDIRSLKPSELAQKIGVLAQKNNVGYAYTVEEVVGLGRYAYKSGLFSGRDDDGKAEVEKALEITGLSELRHASMLTLSGGEMQRVFLAQVFAQNPQVLILDEPANHLDLKYQQHIFSLIREWLKKPGRAVLSVVHDLSLARRYGTHAVLLDHGKTVSQGLIADVMTPENLKQVYGMDVYAWMREMLSQWQEPSQPDAGI, encoded by the coding sequence ATGCTGCAGGGAGAACATATCACCGTCCGCTACGGCAGCTTCACGGTTGTCGAGGATCTTTCCTTCCGCCTGGAAGAAGGGCAGTGGCTCATGCTGGCCGGACCGAACGGTGCCGGCAAATCCACCCTGATCGAGACCATCGCCCAGGGCGCTCCCTACACCGGATCCATCCGGTGGAAGGGTGAGGATATCCGCAGCCTGAAGCCGTCAGAACTGGCACAGAAAATCGGCGTACTGGCACAAAAAAACAATGTAGGCTATGCCTACACTGTCGAGGAAGTTGTCGGTCTGGGCCGTTATGCCTACAAATCCGGCCTGTTTTCCGGCCGGGATGACGACGGAAAAGCCGAGGTGGAAAAAGCACTGGAAATCACAGGGCTCTCAGAGCTCCGTCACGCCAGCATGCTGACGCTTTCCGGCGGCGAGATGCAGCGCGTCTTCCTTGCCCAGGTATTTGCCCAGAATCCGCAGGTGCTGATCCTGGATGAGCCCGCCAATCACCTGGACCTGAAATACCAGCAGCATATCTTTTCCCTGATCCGGGAGTGGCTGAAGAAACCCGGACGGGCTGTCCTGTCCGTCGTTCATGACCTGAGCCTGGCCCGCCGCTACGGCACCCACGCTGTCCTGCTGGATCACGGGAAAACTGTGTCACAGGGGCTGATCGCCGACGTCATGACCCCCGAAAACCTCAAGCAGGTATACGGGATGGACGTCTATGCCTGGATGCGGGAAATGCTGTCCCAGTGGCAGGAACCCTCACAGCCCGATGCCGGTATATGA